A single region of the Clostridia bacterium genome encodes:
- a CDS encoding F0F1 ATP synthase subunit A has product MSKKQRNISLAVFIGLVVLLLVGIFLTKGAPKTETVTETMRDAVLHESARINLFGITVNPALISAFCVTGVLLLAALLLRIFAVPRFKDRPGKLQLLLEQGVGLFDGLAHENGTRKTRFLSAYVFTAGAYIFFGTLFELLGFQAVTTAGAPVSLPAPLADINGAISLGVLSYSVILFGGLFAAGPKGAGRALKDISLPISMSFRLFGALLSGAIVTELVYYYFATSFVIPVIVGVLFTLLHAVIQAYVLTMLTSHFYEESTEKKPKKVKAK; this is encoded by the coding sequence ATGAGTAAAAAACAACGGAATATCAGTCTTGCGGTCTTTATCGGGCTTGTCGTGCTGCTGCTCGTCGGGATATTTCTGACAAAGGGAGCGCCGAAGACCGAGACCGTTACCGAAACGATGCGCGACGCGGTGCTCCACGAATCCGCGCGCATAAACCTTTTCGGCATAACGGTCAACCCGGCGCTGATCTCGGCGTTCTGCGTGACGGGAGTACTGCTGCTCGCGGCGCTGCTGCTGCGGATATTCGCGGTGCCGAGGTTCAAGGACAGGCCCGGAAAGCTGCAGCTCCTGCTCGAGCAGGGCGTCGGACTTTTCGACGGGCTCGCGCACGAGAACGGCACGCGCAAGACGCGCTTTCTGAGCGCGTACGTCTTCACCGCGGGAGCGTACATCTTCTTCGGAACGCTCTTCGAGCTGCTCGGCTTCCAGGCGGTGACGACCGCGGGCGCGCCTGTGTCGCTTCCGGCGCCGCTTGCCGACATCAACGGCGCGATCTCGCTCGGAGTGCTCTCCTATTCGGTGATACTCTTCGGCGGGCTCTTCGCCGCGGGGCCGAAGGGCGCGGGACGCGCGCTGAAGGACATTTCGCTGCCGATCTCCATGAGCTTCAGACTCTTCGGAGCGCTGCTCAGCGGCGCGATAGTCACCGAGCTGGTCTATTACTATTTCGCGACCAGCTTCGTCATCCCCGTAATCGTCGGCGTGCTGTTCACGCTGCTCCACGCCGTCATACAGGCGTACGTTCTGACGATGCTGACCTCGCATTTCTACGAGGAATCCACCGAGAAGAAGCCGAAAAAAGTCAAGGCAAAATAA
- a CDS encoding GNAT family N-acetyltransferase produces MKCEALINKDKALYADMLDALEGGRAHVVFDSETAVLARYNAFPMYMLGAEDEAAGERLLNGISEPEYTVILRGEALIAYAKAKGMWVSNPCFQVFYEGAPLDESGQMEIRRPSPEDFDAVAATYSLTTREELRKDFEREDFFCGYLGGKLAAYAGVHSEGSLGMLYVFEEYRGMGLSKQMSRFMVNNQLRKGRLPYAQVFCDNTASLGLQRRNGMTFSSGVIAWARTSPRKRDDSEE; encoded by the coding sequence GTGAAGTGTGAGGCGCTGATAAATAAAGACAAGGCGCTTTACGCCGATATGCTCGACGCGCTTGAAGGCGGCCGCGCGCACGTGGTCTTCGATTCCGAAACCGCCGTGCTTGCGCGGTATAACGCTTTCCCGATGTATATGCTCGGCGCGGAGGACGAAGCCGCGGGCGAACGTCTGCTTAACGGCATTTCCGAGCCGGAGTACACCGTCATCCTGCGCGGAGAAGCGCTGATCGCTTACGCGAAGGCGAAGGGCATGTGGGTATCCAATCCCTGCTTTCAGGTCTTCTACGAGGGCGCGCCGCTCGACGAAAGCGGCCAGATGGAGATACGCCGCCCGTCGCCGGAGGACTTCGACGCCGTCGCCGCGACCTACTCGCTGACTACGAGGGAGGAGCTGCGCAAGGATTTCGAGCGCGAGGACTTCTTCTGCGGATACCTCGGCGGAAAGCTCGCCGCCTACGCCGGAGTGCATTCCGAGGGCTCGCTCGGTATGCTTTACGTTTTTGAAGAATACCGCGGCATGGGCCTTTCCAAGCAGATGTCGCGTTTCATGGTCAATAATCAGCTCAGAAAGGGCAGACTGCCCTACGCGCAGGTCTTTTGCGACAACACGGCGTCGCTGGGACTTCAGCGCCGGAACGGGATGACCTTTTCGTCCGGCGTCATCGCGTGGGCGCGCACGTCGCCGCGGAAAAGAGATGATAGCGAAGAATGA